AGGAGAGAATTTAATGTTTTCCAAAAGATACAGATCATTGTTTGAGTTCAAAGTACTTCCATTTGCCATCTAGTTACACAATTAATTCCGGGAAAGCCAAGTAGGTCTTTACCCAGATGTAAGGGGGCATATTAGGCTCTATGCGTGTCATAAAATCCACATTCCAGAACTTGCAACAGTTTAGTGCAGGTTTATAGTGAAAGAGACATGGATTATAGACCCCAGTGCACTTGGATTTGAACTTCGATGCTACCATTTCCTCAGCTTTGTGACCCTAGGCACTTCTCTTAACCTCTCAGAGCTTCGGGTTGCTAACCTATGAATATGGAGACTCTAACACCTTCATGGCTAATGATGGTCAGGGCGTCTCTGCACGGCTCAGGAGACGCCCTTCCCATTAGACACTTGTGCACGTGGTACTGGCTAGGGTTGTGCATCACAGGGGCCCTGGTTTATGGTGAAATTAGATGAAATACCATCGTAGGTGCTTCCTGCgtctttgtttttatctcctgAGTTGGTCACGTGTGTGCTGTCTTACCAAGATTTCCTCTGCTTTACCATGAGGGGGGTCAGCATCCTGCCACCTGATAGTACTCTTGCGGGGCACGCCACGAAACTGGATGTCATGTTGTGAGCTAACCGTCGGTGGTCTTCTCATGTAGGAGTCCAACACCCAAGCCCTTAGAGAGATGCGCCACACCCAGGTCTGTCTGTCACAGCCCCTGTCTGTGGACCGAGGTCTCTTTCTGGCAattggtttttaaagtttatttatttattttgagagagagagaggcagagggagaaagagaaagagagggagaatcccaagcaggctccgcaccatcagtgcagagcccgacctggggctcgaactcacaaaccgtgagatcatgacctaagcccgaatgaggagtcagacacttaactgactgagccacccaggcgcccctctttctggCAATCTTAGAAAGGATGCTGGGCCCCTTAGGATTTCAGGGAGTTCAGACTCTTGTGATGTAGACCAGTTATcctgctcttccttctttctgctagTTTTTCAAGCATGCGTGCCTCCACCTGACAGACCACGCAAGGCCCTAGGAACCCAACGATGTGTAAGATATGGTTCCTGACCTCACCTAGCTCGAGAGTATAGTCAGGGAGCTAGGCCAAGACAACGCAAGATCAAGACTTAGGGTGTACGAAGGAGTGGTCGGAGAATACAGGACGTGTTTATGGTTCAGAGAAGAACAAGGGGTGTCTGAGGACTGCTTGTCTACATTCAGAGCCCAAACCGAGGCCGAATGCAGACTTCAAGCTGCTGTGGGCCGCGGGCCTGGTGGGAAGTGGACCAAGGTTGTAAGTGAGTCTCCTCACCCTGAATCCGCTGCCTGGCTCATCGTCCCACCTCTTGCCTGTCACTACTTTTAGGTTTCGTTTACCTAAACAAAGGTTTGTGTACCTAAACAAAATTTTTGCCTCGTCTTACCTCTTTTAGGCCTGTTTCCTGCTCAGAACAGAGTGGCTACCTTGAGCACATCTTTCATTATGATTCACGCCAACTTGAAGAAAAAGTTCAGCTGCTGTGTGCTGGCCTTTCTGCTGTTTGCAATCATCTGTGtgtggaaggagaagaagaaagggactTACTATGATTCCCTTAAGTTGCAAAGCAAGGATTTCCAGGTGTTGAGAGGTCTGGAGAAACAGGCTGAGACTTCAAGCAGCACCCAGGACCCCCACAGGGGCAGCCAGGCCCTCAGCAGCCCCCGGGGCCCAGCCAAGGCCAAGCCGGAGGCCTCCTTCCAGGTGTGGAACAAGGACAGCTCTTCCAAAAACCTCATCCCCAGGCTGCAGAAGATCTGGAGGAATTACCTGAATATGAACAAGTATAAAGTGTCCTATAAGGGGCCAGGGCCGGGAGTCAAGTTGAGTGCCGAGGCCCTGCACTGCCACCTCCGGGAACGTGTGAACGTCTCCATGGTAGAGGTCACAGATTTTCCCTTCAACACCTCTGAGTGGGAAGGCTTCCTGCCCAAGGAGAACATTAGGACCAAGGCTGGGCCGTGGGGCACGTGTGCTGTGGTCTCATCGGCAGGATCTCTGAAGTCCTCCCAGCTCGGCCGAGAAATAGGTGGGTTCTGGGGTGTTAAGGTGAGCTGAACAGCCAGTGCCCCCGTGGAGCTGGGCATGTGGGCGGGACTGGAGAGGAGGGGCCCATGTGTGGCTCCGTGGACTGGCAGAGTGGGCCCACGACAGTGTTTTTCGGCCTTCTCGTATGAGTCAGAGGTACCACAGGGCAGCTGAAAGGGTGGGGATCCAGGCTGCCAGCATCTTTACCAATGAGAACAGCTTTGCTTGTCTCTTTTTTACTAATTAATggattaatttcattttagagagagagcatgagcggggggagggaggggctgagggaaagagagaaaatcttaagcagtctccacgctcagtgctgagcccaacgcagggctcgatcccacaaccctgggatcatgacctgagccgaacactcaacctactgaggcacccaggtgcccctgccaaattttattataaagctatgaCCACTATAGGTGCAAGAGCAGAGAGGATGAGTGTCCAGGCCTTTGAGTCAAAGGACCCGGTTTGTAGTGACAGTGCATTGTTTATCAGTTGTGTAATCTCTGAGCCCCAATACTTAGCTCATCAGTTGAATGGGAACAGTAATTGTCCCGACGTCACGGGATTACTGGGAGGATTAAAAAGCAAGGCACgctgggcacacagcaggtgcacagTAAGCGTTATCCCTGTTGGTTATAATGTTTTAGAAGTATGCTATTGtttcaaatgaaaatgcaaacaaatctaAGAGACCttacatatatgtgtatcaaaaatatttgaaaattactgtGCCCACCATTGGCTGGTTTGAGGCTGGAGACACGGCACATTATCACAATCCCTCGGGCAAACAGTTTTACAAGGGACACAAAAGGAGCCATGAAACTAACCTTACTTTGTTTGGTCTTTTGGACCCACTGCGGTGGATATTTCCCCTCTAGTCACTTAAGTTATCCGCCCCAAACCCCTGTTAGTGGTGCAGTGTGTAAGAGCAAACCATTTGAAACCATCCAATATGTTCAATAGTGGAGAAATAGCTGGACAGGTTCCAGGTAGAGTGGGAACGCTATGGGAGAGGCATGCTGCCTGATGCTCCCAGGCCTTCAGCAAAAGGCCTaccccctctctttcccctctgtaTTCTAAGCTCCTGCTCTGTGTTGTTGATAGATCCGtgaaggaataaaagaatgaatgagggatgcccgggtggctcagtcaagtgtctgactcttgatttcggctcaggtcatgatctcacagttcttgaggtcgagccccacatcggggtcggtgctgacagtgccgagcctgcctgggattctctctctctccctctcagccttcctgctctctctctctcaagataaaaaaataaacttaaaaaaaaagtttataaagaatgaatgaattccttgAAACATTTGTTAGGCTAAATGCCCAGAGGAGATGCCCTATTAAAAAGCAGAACATTTGAAGTCCAACGTGCAATTTTTGTTACGTCTCAAGATCAAAGTTTTTCCAGGGAAATACACAGTTGAAACTATAACTCTAGTCTATAGAAAAAGGTTATTCTAACTTTTATGCAAATCACTCCAAACTTGTATGCGGTGCATAAAAATACAGATGGCGGTTCCAGTTCATAGAAGTATCGGGCTGTCCCTGAAACCGCAACGCAATTCTGCCCCGGCAGACAGTGATGATTTCATGTGAAAAAGAACATCAGCTAGCACCTGGGATATTCTAAGCATGACCACTACAGAGcaaaaatcaggaagaaagaaaggatggaggAAAGGATCCATTATGGATGAACAAAAAACCTCCACACTGAGTTTTTAGAAAACACAGCCCCAAAGAAACCAGAAAGGCAAAagcagaagtgggggtggggccagtCACCTTGGCAGCTTTTATTAGGAAGTACTGACTATTTGGGGAAGCACAAAATGTGATCTCACCACTTCTTTCTGCTGCAGAGAATCCCATTTGGGtctacttttcttcctttgagaGCCTTTCAGACCATTTTTCCTGGCAGTTATGTGCAGGGAATAAAAAAGGAGACATATGACCTCACCTGCTCCAGGACCTTCCAGAGCCTGACAGAAGAGGAAGGCTTCCTGTGCTTCGCTTTCTTTAGCCTGATTCATTTCACAAGGATGGAAaacacattctctcaaaataagggaACTAAGGAGCCTAAAGCAActgcatttctttgtgttgcaCACATGTTTATAAATATGGACAGGCTTTCCATCTTTATTAACTGTGAAGGAtttcttaaaaaagcaaattgaTAGATTCTGACTTTTAACCTTGTGGGGTCACAGAGACCTCTAAGAATAATTGGCTGGAAGCTATGGACTTTCTCTCTGGAAAAATGCATAGACtgatttaatacacacacacacacacacacacacacacacacacacacacacacacactttatacaCACCTAACCCACAGGTATTTTGCACATGATTTTAGGGATTCATGAATCCCATGAAGTTGGTCCACAGTCCCCAGGTTAAGAATTCCTACTCCCGTAATGGTTTTCAAACAGAAAGGCTGAAAATTATTCAGGTAGGTGAGGCCAAAAGAGACAATTAGTCCTCATGTAATCAGTAAAATTACAGAATCTCAGGACCTGAAGATACAGTAGGAATCAgtgcttctattatttttaaatatccattataGTGTTGTGCTTATTGGTAGTGACAGAACTCACTTTTCTAACAAGATCTTCTGCAGAACAGCAATATTTAAAACAGAGACAgcggggtgcctggatagctcagtcggttgagtgtccaactctcaggttccagggtcgtgggattgagccccacatcaggctccatgctcaacatggaacctgcttgagattctctctctctgcccctctcccgctcactcactcactctctcaaataaaacataaaataaaaattttgatgtgatgaatcccttatcatcttaaaaaaaatcccttcataTTCTCACTTACTTGCTCTCCCATAGGAGAAGGGCATTCTAGTTGAGAACTTCCGGGGGAGAAGTGCCAGGATTGTCTGAGCAGTGATCGTGGTGGTGGGTCTGATTTGAGAAGAGGCAGAAACTGGTGTCTAACTAGAAATGACCTTGAGTGATCAGCAGGTGCCAGAGTTTCTAGCCTGGGAGTGGGCTGTCTCCTATCACAGGGGAGCCTGCTTCTAGAGGAAGACAGGTGCTGTCTTGGAAATGCTGAGTCTGATGTGTTCGTCAATTTCCTGGGTAGATATCTATGCGATTGGGTATTTGATTCCAGGGTAGGGTCAGGGTGGGAGATCAGATTGAGGAGTCCTTTGTGCTGAGGTGATAGTTTTGTCCAGGAGAGGGCTGAGGAGAAAACCTAGAGAAAGTATACATTCAAGAgatggagaggggcgcctgggtggctcagtcggttgagcgtccgacttcagctcaggtcatgatctcgtggtttgtgagttcaagccctgcgtcgggctctgtgctgacagcttagagactggagcctgtttcagattctgtgtctccctctctctctgcccctcccctgctcacactctgtctctctcgctctcaaaaataaataaacattaagaggtGGAGAAAGAACAGGGAAGGCGGAGACATTCAGAAGGCCAGTGAGAAGGAACAGGGAGAACTGGGTGTGTGTCATATGCAAGGCAAGGGGAGTGGAGTTTGGGCAGATTCTGGACAGATGGAGTTCTTGTGCAGAATGAGGACTGAGAAGACATCCCTGGATTGTGTAGCTCAGAAGGTATGATTGTTTGTATCAGGGATCGGCAGACATTTCCCATGAAGGGCTGGGCagcaaatatttttggttttgaggCCATAGAGTGTCTCtcacagctactcaactctgcggtTGTAGTGGAAAAGCAAACTAGACAGTAGTAAATGAATGAACCTcactatgttccaataaaactttatttgcaaaacagaGAATGGGCCAGTTTTGGCCTTCAGGCCATAATTTCCTCACCCTGATGTGTATTATATCTAGTTTTCCTGACCAGAACCAGAATTCAGCCTTCCAAATATGCTTACATGATTTATTAAGCTCATTTGAAAATACACAAAGAGGTTGGTCTAAACTATgataaaatttctttcattattatttccaGCTATTTAGAGTTACTATACCTGGAGGCGGTAGATTTTGGTGTATTGATGAATTTACTAATGAGCTGATTCTGTTGAATATTCTTGGCATGCAGTTATATCCTGAGCATATGGTGgtgcatttatttcttcattttctaatttgtgtccctctctttctctcattctaaGTTAAACAGAAGTGGTGGCCCCTGTTTTCTGCAGCCTTCCCCTTGCAGGGCTCATTTGCTGGGCTCCCAGTAGCTGTGGATTTTTCCTGGCGACTTCCTGGAGGCCTATTTGATTTCAGAACTTCTTTGCCTTCACTGGCAAAGCACTGTTTTGGCAAACGAGGATGCTGTCCTCTTTCTTTATGAGCCCAATTTAGTGGcctgttttaaagttttcttctttgattgatttttttttttcttccttagaataaaatccagactTCATACCTGTGGCCTCCACAGCCTGTGTGGCCGGGTTCCTGCCAGCTTCTTTAAcgcatcttttctttctctcacctcACTCGTCTCCAGACAAGTCCTTACTCTCCTTAGGGTCCCCACAGTGCTGCAGCCTCTGGCTGAAACATACTTCCCTAAACCCTTCTTGTGCCTGGCCTCCCTTTGGATGGCAGCAGCATGTCCCAAATCATCACTCCATACAAAGGAGATCCCTTCAGGGCCCCTGTTACACAGCTCGCTTTATCTGTGCCATAGTATTAATCACAGTCTGTAATTATCTTGAGTAGAGGTTGCTGGGCTCATTTATTGGTTTCCTCCTTGCAGTAGATTACAAGATCTAAGGTCTAAGGGCAAGGACCTTATTATCTTTCTTGCTCATGGCCATTGTCTCTACCACCTAGAACTGTGCCCGACAGAAGTAGGTGCTtaatcagtatttgttgaatgaacaaaaacATGTTGTTTCCTGATGGTCAATACCAAGGATGTATCCTAAGCCTCTGGTGCTGGGTGTTCTCCATTTAGCCCTCCAGACccactctcttccttttcctgtctGACTCTGTGCCCTGGGAATTTACATTTGGGACCATGTCAGCTGGGCTTCCTTCTCCTCTGGCTTTTATTTGGGACTGGACAATACAAGTGCTGCTGTAAAACtgagaagggagagagtgaaGTCGGAGTGcctgtccccccccgccccctgcccccagctctttCCGTGCAGAATAACCACAGGCTGCTTCTCTCCCCGACTAAAAGTTCAGCTCCTTTCAagcagctctctctgtctctgagccctgctctctctctttaccctcaGGCCGAGAAATCaggcaaggaggagagagaggttgAGGAATCGATTCCCTTCTCACTGCCTAGACATTAGCAGTAGCTGTATTCCCCTAACAGCCACCAGTCCTGACAGGTGGCCTTCTTCAGTTCAGGGCCTCTGCTCTGCTTGCCACGTTAGGTGCAAGGGTAGGAATGGCTCCCACTGTGGCCATCCCTGGGGTTTCACCCattccttgttgatttctttaACTTCTACctgccgggtgcctgggtggctcagtcagttaagcatctgactcttggttttggctccggtcatgatctcacaggttggtgagtttgagccccgtgtcggactctgtgcggacagcacggagcctgctcagaattctcagtctccctctctttctctgctcctcccccactcgtgctgtctctgtctctcaaaaataaatagcgaaacttaaaaaaaaaaaagtaaattctaccCAGAACTTTGGAAATAGTCCTTTTATTCAATTCTCAGTTACTCCATCTGAGTTTGTCATTTTTTTGGTACTGGGGTGCTCAGATTAGTCGTTTGCTCGCCTGTGAAATGGGGGAGCTGACTAAGTCAAGTTCCTGATGCATCTACGTTTCTGGTGTGATTACCGCCGGTCACTTTTGAAGCCAGTGACCAGTTCTGCCAAATGTGTTGCAATCTGAGTTGTGTAAAGATACGCCTTCTGCCCTATTTGCAGTTCAGTATGCCTGCCCTGTAAGCTGATAAAGTGCGGACTATGGACATGTCATGTAACTTCCAAGCCCATTTTGATAAAATTTGTCCTAGGATTAAGATCAGGTTGTTTTTGTGGCTGAGATGTCTAGACTCCTGAGGCTTAAGACCTAGATTAGAATTGAAATAAAGAGGGAGGATTTCATCCCTTAACTCTATGCGTATTCTTTTTTCGGATCGTCTTGTATTGTCCcgacccccccccaccttttgATGCCACCTCTGTGGATGACGAACCACCCCAAATAAATTTCCCACAAGGAGGGAAATACAACAGCAGAGAATTGGGCTGACCTCCAAACCCTGTGCAGATTTTATGGGTGAACCCCAAACTTGCTTGATCAAGTAAAATGGGATGAGCTCATAGGAGGTTGGCTCAGGGTTGGGATAGATCTTAAACGTCGTTAGTTCTGTCCTCCATGAGATTGGTCAGTGCCACGTAGAGAAACTTCTCCAGGTCTTCCAAGCTCTGCTGAAATGGCTACAAGGACGGGGAACTAGAGACAGGgagtaaatggatttttaaaaacatgtcctGTTTGATCTTGCCTGGATTGAAGACATTGCTTTTGacaaagaggctttttttttcatttattttagtatttttatttttaaaaaaaaattttttttttcaacgttttttatttatttttgggacagagagagactgagcatgaacgggggaggggcagagagagagggagacacagaatcggaaataggctccaggctccgagccatcagcccagagcctgacgcggggctcgaactcacggaccgcgagatcatgacctggctgaagtcggacgcttaactgactgccctattttagtatttttaaagtttatttgtttattttgagagagacagagacagcaagtgcATGtgcgagcatgggggaggggcagagagagggagagagagaatcccaaacaggttctgtgctgtgagcacagagcccgatgacacagagctcgatctcagACACGAGGCTCactctcatgaaccgtgagatcatgacctgagtcgaaactaagggttggatgctcaaccgactgagccacccaggtaccccaagaggttttctttttaaatagaaaatgtgggGTTCAGTTTAGATCTACGACCTGCTGTTCCATCTCTGCCACCACCCAGGTTTGTGACCCTTCTTTGGGCCTCAGGTTCCTAATGGAACACTTAGGTGTCTTGGGTGCCATAATAAATGCTTCCAATTCCCTGAGCACTGCAAGCTTTTCAGAGTGCTACGGGGACTTTGCACTCGTGGGTTACCCTGAGCCTACGGTAGAGTCTTTGTTTTTCTGACAGGGATCGAGAAGTATGACCTACTGGTAATACCAAAAGATTATTTGGTTTGCTCCTTTGGTAGCTGGAACAGTGATTGTACTTTCGGTAGCACACTGGCCCCGTTCACTTTTCTGTTGCGCCCGGGCACACTGGAACCATTGAGTGGATTTCAGGGATGCCGCAGTATGAGCCTCCTTAGCTTTCTCTGTGGCCGGGCGGACAGGTGGTCCTCTCTGTCTGCAAACGGTACCTGATTGCCCCGTACGCATGTGACCCTTTCCCCCTGTGTGTCCTGATGGGATAAAGATTGGGAAGTGTTATTCTgtcacccctccccttcctcctgccctctctccctccagaccattctctgtttcttcatgttGCTGGCGCTCATCacctcttttctgtttccttgtggTTTATAGATGATCATGACGCAGTCCTGAGATTTAATGGGGCGCCCACAGCCAATTTCCAACAAGATGTGGGCACGAAAACCACTATTCGCCTGATGAATTCTCAGGTAAAACTTCTTCTGTGCAGCTCTGGAGTGAGGGAAGGACCACAGGATGGGCTCTAACGTAGAACCCATCTGCTAGGAGCACATCCAAGATGCCAAATGAATTAAGTCCCATGACCTTCCTGAGTCCTGGATTCCTCActggagaaggagaagacagtGATCCCAAGACCCAACCTGGTGATGTGTTCGTGAAAAAGCTCCCGGGGCATTAGCTTGTATTAACGGAGGTGTCCAGTGCCCGGAGAAAACAGAGTTATGCAGTCCTTGTAGCTGCCAGGTTATATCCGGAGTATTGCATGAGGGACAACGTAGCAGAGAATATCAGACAGTGAGGGCTGCTGTGAAAAGTAAGTGAAGCAAGAATGTGGACATGCTTCATAAGCTGTAAAATAGTCTGCAAATATTGAAAGACACCATCACCACATGATTATGTGTTATATGGCGTTAGAATTCATGTATTACCTCATGAATTCCCCTAGATAATTGGCTTCCTGAAGTATTTCCAGGTAGCATATGCTGATTTCTCAAAACGAATAGAAACTGGAGACATACTCTTGCCACAGAGTTCTGTTAATAGATTTTAATTAGTGGTttcaaaaaacccccaaaaactgGAAGACATGAGTATCAAAACTAGCATGAGACGTCTGGACACCCATTCACCCCACTCATGACCGTCAGtgttttctgttctctgagtAAACACACAGACTTTGGCTGTTTTACGTCAGTGTTTAGACTCTGTCCGTTGCCTGGGACTCCGTGGGCATGGAGTGCATTCTGGGGTGATCATCATGCCCTTTCTGCAGTGTTGCAGGAGGCCTGCATTTCTCCACTCCTCTGCCAGGGCTCCACTTCTGTTTTTCTCAGACAGTGATCTCTTCACTGCCTGCCCTTGAGGAACTCCCCAGCTGGGCAGAAGCTGCCTCCTACATGGCCCACTTTCCATTTGAGGCCCACACTCCTAGGAACCTTTTTATGAGGGAACTAGGATTGATGAACTGAACTTCTTTGCAAGTGGGTGCCATCTTGTTTTCCGTTCTTACTCAAATCCCTTGATGATGATGTCACTTTCTGTCACTGTTCTATCCTCAGTAGACTCTAAGTGCTTTCAGTTCCTATTTATTATTTAACCGTATACTTTGGGTTCGAGTCTACTTTTGTTATAAACTATAAGagggcagattaaaaaaaaaatagaatggtcAGCAAGGGGCTTCCTGAAGCACGTGGCATCAGAGCTAGACTTTGAAAGATGGGCAGGATTTGGAGAAATAGTGATAGGGAGGCATTCTAAAAAGTGGTATCGGCGGGACAGAGATGCCGATAGGAAATGAAGGAGACATTCAGACAGATCTGGCTATCGTGGGGGTGGGGTATGGATTTGTGTTGCCCTGTAGAGGCAGATGAGGCTAGAACTTCCTGGCTGCTTGGACCCTGCCAAATCTAGGAAATCAGGCAGAGGAGTTGGGACgagattttccttctttctccttttccttcttgtaaCCCAGTCCAAGAAATCCTGGAGCTGGAGGGCACCTCAGGAAGTGCTAAGGCTTAACCTGTACTTCTATGCAAGATGGTTCCTGAATATCCAGGAGAGATGTttattctgcttccttctctccctcccatcgTCCCCTTTCACAACTATGGGCAGTACTGAGTGGAAGGTAGGAGGCGGTATGTAGAGCCGCCTAGGGTTGAAACCCGCTCTGCTTCGTAGTGGCTAAATGATCTTGTGGAAGTTACTTAAGCCTCCTCCGTCTGTTCCTCTGTGGAGAGGGGAGGATAATAGTACCTTCCTCACAGCACAAGGTCGTTATGGGGAATAAGCCAGAAGACCATGCCGAGCACCTCGTACCCGGCACATACATCGATGGATGATGGCCACTCTTACCTTTACGTGGGCAGACACTGAGATGGGCTTGGGGGATACAGTGGGCCCTTTCATGTGCTGCCTACAGATACAATCGTCATGCAGGGACATAGAAAGTTGCAACAGAGAACTGCAGAGGACAGGATCAAAGTGCTACCAGGGCCCACAGAGGGAAATTTTCCCTGATCAGGGATATCAGGAGTTGCGAGGAGGTGACACAGCTGTGTAGGCGTAGAGGATGAGAAGGGCTGGGGCCTCTCACGAAGAGGCAACAGCCTGGGTAAGGCCATGtgtggaagggggcaggggaaggcGAGGGCCCGGGGAGGGAGTAATGCACATGGGGGTGTGGTGAGCGCTGAGGCTGAACAAACGTAAGGGTGCTCCGAGCCAAGGCGCTGTGGTCAGGAGTATCCTCGGTGGCATGACCAGACTTGCACTTGGCAAACATCGCCGGCATCCATCTGAGCAGAGGCCCTGCAGCACGTGGAGAGAGGCACAGTTAGGAGGCACAGTTCGCCACAGTTAATGAAATGCCGGTAGTTGCCGCAGAGTAGAAatgagggggagggtgggaagagaaCAGGTTCAAGAGCTATTGGGCATCTGTGGTCCACAGGTGTTAGTGAGGggtgaagggagaggggcagcaggTGGTACTGGGCTTTTATGGCTGGCCGGCCGGAAGTCACAGGGATTGTAAGTAACTTGAAGACGTTTTGGGTTGTGAGGGCTAGGGTCAGAGAGGAGGGTAGGATAAAAACCGTGGCTCTGGATAGGGTTGATCGGAGCTGTCTGGTAGATA
The DNA window shown above is from Neofelis nebulosa isolate mNeoNeb1 chromosome 5, mNeoNeb1.pri, whole genome shotgun sequence and carries:
- the ST6GAL1 gene encoding beta-galactoside alpha-2,6-sialyltransferase 1 codes for the protein MIHANLKKKFSCCVLAFLLFAIICVWKEKKKGTYYDSLKLQSKDFQVLRGLEKQAETSSSTQDPHRGSQALSSPRGPAKAKPEASFQVWNKDSSSKNLIPRLQKIWRNYLNMNKYKVSYKGPGPGVKLSAEALHCHLRERVNVSMVEVTDFPFNTSEWEGFLPKENIRTKAGPWGTCAVVSSAGSLKSSQLGREIDDHDAVLRFNGAPTANFQQDVGTKTTIRLMNSQLVTTEGRFLKDSLYNEGILIVWDPSVYHSDIPKWYQSPDYSFFENYKSYRKLHPDQPFYILRPQMPWELWDIIQEVSPEEIQPNPPSSGMLGIIIMMTLCDQVDIYEFLPSKRKTDVCYYYQKFFDSACTMGAYHPLLFEKNLVKHLNQGTDEDIYLLGKATLPGFRRIRC